Genomic DNA from Oryza sativa Japonica Group chromosome 5, ASM3414082v1:
GAAAAGCTATTGAAGGCAGATATGGCTGTTTTGTACTATGAGCCTCAGGAGAAGGTCATTTCCAGGTCAGGTGATGACTGTGTTGTTGCTCTCACAGATCAATGGCTCATAACATATGGTGAGGCTGAATGGAAACAAAAGGCTATAGAATGCTTGGACAAGATGAATACATTCTCAGTTGAAGCCCGTAATAGTTTTGAGCACACATTGAACTGGCTGACTTCACGGGCCCGTTCATGTTCTTTTGGACTAGGTACTCGGATTCCATGGGATGAGAAGTTTCTTGTAGATTCTCTTTCTGATTCAACTTTGTACATGGCCTACTACACCATTGCACATATACTGCAAAATGGTAACATTTATGGATCTGACAACTCTTATATAAGGCCAGAACAAATGACTGATGAAGTATGGGATTATGTGTTCTGTAATGGTCCGGCACCAAAAACTAGCATCCCCTCTACTGTTTTGACAAAAATGAAGCAAGAGTTTGAGTACTGGTATCCCTTCGATCTTCGAATTTCAGGTAAGGACCTTATGCAGAACCATCTGGCCTTCTGTATCTTCAATCACACAACACTTCTTCCAAAACATCATTGGCCCCGCGGATTCCGTTGCAACAGACACCTTCTGCTTAATTCTGAGAAGATGTCTAAGTCCACAGGAAATTTCAGGACCCTTCGACAGGCCATAGAGGAATTTTCGTCTGATGCCACTAGGTTTGCACTTGCTGATGTTGGTGACGGTATGGATGATGAAAACTTTGTCTCTGAGACTGCAAATTCTGCTGCACTAAGACTGACAAAAGAAATTTCATGGATGAAAGAAGTTTTTGATGATAAATCTTCCTTTCGACTTGGGCCACCATCTACTTATGCTGATCGCGTCTTTGCTAACGAGATAAACTTTGCCATCAAAGACACGGAAATAATTATGATGCTTCCATGTTTTGAGATGCTCTAAAAGCCGGATTTTATGATCTACAGGCAGCACGAGATGAGTACAGATTTTCATGTGGAGCAGGAGGTATAAACCGTGAATTATTGTGGCGTTTTATGGATGTCCAGACCAGGCTTATCACTCCTATTTGTCCACACTATGCTGAGCATGTGTGGCAAAAGATACTGAAGAATGAAAGATTTGTAGTGAGAGCTGGCTGGCCGATTGCTGATGATCCAGATTCTACTTTACGAATTACAAACAAGTACTTGCAGTCCTGCATAGTTTTGATGAGGAAATCGCTTCATAAGCAGGAATCTTGTCACAAAGTGGCCAAGAAGGGAGCTGCAGCCTCTACAACATTTGCGGAAAATAAATTATCAGTTGGTCTAATATATGTGAATGAACACTATGATGGCTGGAAAGAGCAATGTTTGAGAGTACTCCAGGACAAATTTGACACTGAAGCAAGATCCTTCACTCCTGATGAAGACATTATTGATGCTCTGGTGAATTGCTCTTTTGGACAGGAGCTAAACttgaaacaaataaaaaagttaaGTGTATGCCTTTCATTAAGTTCAAGAAAGATGAAGCACAGAATGTTGGTTTTCAGGCCCTGTAACCAAATCTTCCTTTTGGTGAAATGGAGATTCTTGAAGCGAACAAGGAACAGATCAAAAGACAGTTGGGTCTTAATCACATAGAGATATTGTCATCCTCAGATCCTCTGATGAGGCTGGTGCAAACAGAGCTGGTTCATATGCTTCCGTGCTCAGGAAAAATCCACCTTCTCCTGGAAACCCTATTGCAATATTCTTAAGTAAACTGGAGTTCCAGAGTCAAACTTGAAAATCACTCACTTGGTTTCGGTAATAACAGAACACTCAGGTTGCTCCTAACTTGTCTTATGCAGATACCACTCATGCTGCCTTTCAAACAAATAGTTTGTTGTGTATAAAATTTGTCTTACAGTTTAGAAAGCACAAACTGTATATGAACCTCGTATAGAAATAAATCATTGTCTGAACATTGTACAGAAATGAACCTTGTAAATAAGTGTCATTCTATCTGAAATTTGTAAAGGAATGAACCTTTGTTATGTAGACTTTGTTTTTAGTTGTATGTAGTATGTACTGCTAATCATTGCTTCTTCAGTGCCTTGTGTTCATCGTCCCACTGTTGTTTAGTTATTAGCAGTAGAAGTTCCTTAATttgagagaatccattatatgccactgattTTGTCACACGTCTACAATTTACCATCGACTTTATCatgttctataatataccatcgacttttgcttaaattctacgatttaccatcaccATCCGGTTAGCCTCCGTTGTACTGTACAATTTTGTCCAAATAACCGAAATACCCCTAGgacaaaaactttcaaaatttggataacaaattcaaaatatcatattataaatataagattgtaaacatccaaaatttggccaaaaacataaaatcttatattttagaatttttatccaaattttgaaagCTTTTGCcccaagggtattttggtcattttgacaaatttgtacactaacggagactaaccggacagcgatggtaaattgtagaagttaagcaaaagtcaaTGGCATATTATAGAACGTGATAAAGTCAGTGACAAATCGTGGACGTGtcacaaagtcagtggcatgtAATGGATTCTCTCTTAATTTTAACAGATACTACATGCTGTCTATCTCGTTGTGGACTTGTGGTAGAGTTCGCTAAAGAAGTACGGAGTACTAAATTGAACAAATTATTGGTCTGCATTAGTATTCTATATTTTTGTATCGTACTATTGTAGTAGCTCAAAGTGATAGCCGGACACAGTGGAATGCTGCCGGTGATCTCAAATAAAACATTAGAGATTTTTATAGACTACAACCGCTtaggaatgtttttttttctttttctttttcttttttttaaaaaagagcaTGCATGTTAAAATATGTCTCACAGAcaaaagaatgaaaaaaaaatggtcatatgtatctctactattat
This window encodes:
- the LOC9272228 gene encoding leucine--tRNA ligase, cytoplasmic, producing MLSRVPEKPTCLVELLGTDLIGLPLKSPLASNEVIYVLPMQNILVDKGTGIVTSVPSDTPDDFIALQELVKNQDFRVACGVKDEWVFPFEVIPIIDVPSFGNKSAEKVCFDLKMDSPDEKEKLAKAKEITYLKGFDDGIMIVGEFSNRKVQEVKPLIKEKLLKADMAVLYYEPQEKVISRSGDDCVVALTDQWLITYGEAEWKQKAIECLDKMNTFSVEARNSFEHTLNWLTSRARSCSFGLGTRIPWDEKFLVDSLSDSTLYMAYYTIAHILQNGNIYGSDNSYIRPEQMTDEVWDYVFCNGPAPKTSIPSTVLTKMKQEFEYWYPFDLRISGKDLMQNHLAFCIFNHTTLLPKHHWPRGFRCNRHLLLNSEKMSKSTGNFRTLRQAIEEFSSDATRFALADVGDGMDDENFVSETANSAALRLTKEISWMKEVFDDKSSFRLGPPSTYADRVFANEINFAIKDTEIIMMLPCFEML